From a single Kitasatospora azatica KCTC 9699 genomic region:
- the ssuE gene encoding NADPH-dependent FMN reductase: MATVLAVSGSPSATSRTTRLLRHVGAQLTEQGHQVRTLDVRDLPAEALLHADTRHPAIARAVELVAEAEGVVIGTPVYKAAYSGLLKTLLDLLPQYALAGKTVLPLATGGSTAHVLAVDYALRPVLASMGATHITQGWFVLDRDISVREDGLTVLERETDVLLQPMVDGFSQALRLRAEAVLAARP, encoded by the coding sequence CTGTCCTCGCCGTCTCCGGCTCCCCGTCCGCCACCTCCCGAACCACCCGACTGCTGCGCCACGTCGGCGCCCAGCTCACCGAGCAGGGCCACCAGGTGCGCACCCTCGACGTCCGCGACCTGCCCGCCGAGGCGCTGCTGCACGCGGACACCCGCCACCCCGCGATAGCCCGGGCCGTCGAGCTGGTGGCCGAGGCGGAGGGCGTGGTGATCGGCACCCCCGTCTACAAGGCCGCCTACTCGGGCCTGTTGAAGACCCTGCTGGACCTGCTGCCGCAGTACGCGCTGGCCGGCAAGACGGTGCTGCCGCTGGCCACCGGCGGCTCCACCGCGCATGTGCTCGCGGTGGACTACGCGCTTCGCCCGGTGCTCGCCTCGATGGGCGCCACGCACATCACCCAGGGCTGGTTCGTGCTGGACCGGGACATCTCGGTCCGCGAGGACGGTCTGACCGTGCTCGAACGGGAGACGGACGTGCTGCTCCAGCCCATGGTGGACGGCTTCTCCCAGGCGCTGCGACTGCGCGCCGAAGCGGTCCTCGCGGCCCGTCCCTGA
- a CDS encoding ABC transporter ATP-binding protein: MTTASAAVQTSENPGGPSANAAAARQVTKAYGQGETRVTALNAVDVDIQRGRFTAIMGPSGSGKSTLMHCLAGLDTVTDGRIWVGDTEITGLKDKQLTQLRRDKIGFIFQSFNLLPTLNALENITLPMDIAGRKADQGWLDQVVATVGLADRLKHRPTQLSGGQQQRVAVARALAARPEIIFGDEPTGNLDSRSGSEVLTFLRRSVDELSQTIVMVTHDPVAASYADRVLFLADGVIVDEMHAPTADSVLERMRRFDGKRTS, from the coding sequence GTGACGACGGCATCCGCAGCCGTGCAGACATCCGAGAACCCTGGCGGCCCGTCCGCCAACGCCGCGGCGGCGCGGCAGGTGACGAAGGCGTACGGGCAGGGGGAGACCCGGGTCACGGCGCTGAACGCGGTGGACGTGGACATCCAGCGCGGCCGATTCACCGCGATCATGGGGCCCTCGGGCTCCGGCAAGTCCACCCTGATGCACTGCCTCGCCGGTCTGGACACCGTGACGGACGGTCGGATCTGGGTCGGGGACACCGAGATCACCGGTCTGAAGGACAAGCAGCTGACCCAGCTGCGCCGCGACAAGATCGGCTTCATCTTCCAGTCCTTCAACCTGCTCCCGACGCTGAACGCGCTGGAGAACATCACGCTGCCGATGGACATAGCCGGCCGCAAGGCGGACCAGGGCTGGCTGGACCAGGTGGTCGCCACCGTCGGCCTGGCCGACCGGCTCAAGCACCGGCCGACCCAGCTCTCCGGCGGTCAGCAGCAGCGCGTCGCGGTGGCCCGGGCGCTGGCCGCCCGTCCCGAGATCATCTTCGGCGACGAGCCCACCGGTAACCTCGACTCCCGCTCCGGCTCCGAGGTGCTGACCTTCCTGCGCCGCTCGGTGGACGAGCTGTCCCAGACCATCGTCATGGTCACCCACGACCCGGTGGCCGCGAGCTACGCGGACCGGGTGCTCTTCCTGGCCGACGGCGTGATCGTGGACGAGATGCACGCCCCGACCGCCGACTCCGTCCTCGAGCGCATGCGCCGCTTCGACGGCAAGCGCACCAGCTGA